A stretch of Tachyglossus aculeatus isolate mTacAcu1 chromosome 3, mTacAcu1.pri, whole genome shotgun sequence DNA encodes these proteins:
- the C3H10orf105 gene encoding uncharacterized protein C10orf105 homolog, which produces MSAEEVSVNESSPAPGILAFLTASVAADPAPPSVAPAGAKPDPTPIIIALACIFLLLATCLLFITLCKPAALIPGPCGPSECMPHHPASPSEPRLRLWKRLGSLRHPRPGFHRSQPGSRCPQSAPTWVFMESTQM; this is translated from the coding sequence atgagtgCCGAAGAAGTCTCCGTGAATGAGAGCTCACCAGCCCCTGGCATCCTTGCCTTCCTCACCGCTTCGGTGGCCGCCGACCCGGCCCCACCCAGCGTGGCCCCGGCCGGGGCAAAGCCTGATCCCACACCCATCATCATTGCCCTCGCCTGCATCTTCCTCCTACTGGCCACCTGCCTCCTCTTCATCACCCTGTGCAAGCCAGCGGCCCTGATCCCAGGCCCCTGTGGTCCCAGCGAGTGCATGCCCCATCACCCTGCCAGCCCCAGTGAACCCCGACTTCGTCTCTGGAAGCGCCTGGGCTCCCTGCGCCACCCCAGGCCGGGCTTCCATCGCAGCCAGCCTGGCTCCCGGTGCCCCCAGTCTGCCCCGACCTGGGTCTTCATGGAGTCCACCCAGATGTGA